One Leopardus geoffroyi isolate Oge1 chromosome E1, O.geoffroyi_Oge1_pat1.0, whole genome shotgun sequence genomic window, GAGGGGCCGCTGTCCCCCCTAGGCCTGAAGGGGCCAGAGGAAGGAGGTTACTGGAAGGCAAGCAGGTGCCGCCTGGCCAGCACTAACCAGGGAAGGAATCTGGGGAagaccttccctgacctccctctGCTCCCACGCTCGGACCTGCTGCCGGTGGCTCCCGTTGGTCGAGCTCAGGAGAGAGCAGAAACCTGGCTGACGCAGGTCACCGTGGTCAGCCGcccagggcagagagcagggagagaaagggcgGAGGGTGCCTCCAGAGGAGCAAACAGACGATCTTGCCCGTTGCCCGGGAGATGTGTTAAGCGTGGGGGAGCTGGACCCGGGACCTTGGCCTTGACCAGAGGTCTGCCGGCCTGCTCCCCGTCAGGTGCGAGGAGGCCTTCCGCCTGCACAGTTCCTCGTTGGAGCTGGGCCCGCGGCCCCTGGAGCAGGAGAACGAGCGGCTGCAGACGTTGGTGGGTGTGCTGCGTTCCCAGGTGGGCCAGGAGCGGCAGCGCAAGGAGCGGGCGGAGCGCGAGTACGCGGCGGTGCTGCAGGAGTACGCGGAGCTGGAGCGGCAGCTGTGCGAGATGGAGGGCTGCCGCCTCCGCGTGCAGGAGCTGGAGGCCGAGCTGCTGGAGCTGCAGCAGATGAAGCAGGCGAAGACCTACCTGCTGGGCCGGGAGGACCACCTGGCCGAGGCCCTGCTCGCGCCCCTCACCCAGGCCCCGGAGGCCGATGACCCCCAGCCCGGCAGCGGGGACGACTCGGCCGCCCAGGACGGCGTCTCCTCTCCGGCCGCCTCCCCGGGCCATGCCGTCCGCAAGAGCTGCAGCGACACGGCGCTCAACGCCATCGTGGCCAAAGACCCAGCCAGCCGGCACGCGGGCAACCTGACGCTGCACGCCAACAGCGTGCGCAAGCGGGGCATGTCCATCCTGCGGGAAGTGGACGAGCAGTACCACGCGCTGCTCGAGAAGTACGAGGAGCTGCTGAGCAAGTGCCGGCAGCACGGCGCCGGGGTGCGGCATGCTGGCGTGCAGACCTCGCGGCCCATCTCCCGCGACAGCTCGTGGAGAGACCTTCGCGGGGGCGAGGAGGGCCAGGGGGAGGCCAGGGTGGGCGAGAAGAGCCTGAGCCAGCACGTGGAGGCTGTGGACAAGCGGCTGGAGCAGAGCCAGCCCGAGTACAAGGCGCTCTTCAAAGAGATCTTCTCCAGAATCCAGAAGACCAAGGCCGACATCAATGCCACCAAAGTGAAGACGCACAGCAGCAAGTGACCCTTTCCCGGCCTGCAGCCTCCCCCCAGGGTCAGGTCACAGGGCCTCTCATGCCTGGGCCATGCAGCCTCTGGTGAGTGAGGGAGCCCTTTAGCAGCAATATAGCCCAGTGGAGGCTGCTGCCTGGCCCAGGGAgcgtggggaggtggggggacccagtctgttctctgctGACTTGGGAGGTGTCCAACACCTCCCGGATCGCCCAGAACCCTCCACCATCCTGCGTCAGCCCAAAGACGCAGCTAAGAGTTTCAAAGCCAAACATCCCCATTCCCCCGGGGATTCCCAGCTCCCCAGCCCTTGGCTTCCTGACCCTGAGCCTTGCTCTCAGATTCGTGGCCAGGCTTCTGAAAGCCATTCTGGActatttggctttttcttttctttctttcttttttttttttttttttttttttttttttttttttagagatttgcAATGCAAGGTCTCCCTGACCCCTTCCCACAACTGGAAACACTTGAAGGAGGATCCCAGAGCCAGCTGTTGCTGGTTCCAGGGGTCTCCTGGACCACCCACTGCTTCTCCCCAGCTGTGACACGCTGTCATCCCCTTAGCACCAGCTGCCCCATCCCCCAGAGTCCTGACTAGGTGAGAGACGGCCCCTGCCATGCAGAGCCTCGGCCAGGCCCCGAGTGCCCCCAACTCCAGCCCTGGTGAGGCGGGCTTCTCCCCAGAGACCCTCAGCCCACTGCAGATCTGTAGCCAATCagaggaggggaacagagagccCCTCGGCAGCCATACACGAACAGTGCACCTGCTTCCCTCACAGCCAGCCTCCTGGGGCTCCAGCCCTGGAAATGCCTTCCGGCCGTTAAGCCTTCCAGGAGTCTGGGTGGTGGGGAGCCCCCATCTCTGCACGCCACCTCTGACCTGCCGAGCTTAGCCTCTGCCTGCCCCCATCTCAGGGACCATGATGTGTCTCATTCACTCCCATGCTCCCCACAGGCCGACCCCTCCTCAGATCATGACTGCTGCCCCCAGAATGTCCCAGGTGTGTGCCACCAGCCAGTGGTCCTAGCATCCGCCCCTGCTCCCCCTTCACGGGGGACTCCCCAAGATTTCCCACCCTGTCCTGAACAGTATTGAAATGGGACCTGGTGGAGACCATGTCTCCCCCCTCCCGTAAAATGCTCGTTCTTAACCTCTCACCTTTGTGGGGGTCTTTTGAGGACCCAGCTGGGTCACAGGCTAAACTTTTTAAGGCTTCAGAAAGTCCAGCTTCAGCTAAGAGATGTCCAGGCCTCCAGCTTGCCCTGAGCAGTTCCTCGGGGCTTCCAGTTCCTTCTGCTACCCATCCTGAGATCCTAGAAAATAGAGGAGCTACCTAGCCCCGCGGAAGGCGGCAGCCCTGGCCTCTGCTGGGAATCCAGCAGGGACCTTCATGCCTTATCTGTTTCTAAGGGGTAAAGGGGTTTTCGTAACAAGCATGCCCGACCTCCCTGGAGGCGCCACCCTGCTCTCTGGGCAGCACTGTGATGAGCGCTGTCGGCTGGTCCTTCCGTTCACACATCTTGGAGCCCTTTGTCCTTTGGAGCTGGGCAGCTCCCAGCCCTCCATGTGTCTCTGTCATCTAGGGTGGAGGGGatagggtgggggaagggctccTGCCTGTTTGCTCCCCAGTTCTGTAGCGGCCGACCAGCGCGTCACCTTTGAAGTATACATGagagaaatatatttacaaatgctttattctcttctttaataaaaaatgcACCAGTATTCTAAAAGCAGAAATGGCCCTGGGGCCATGGTCCTGTCTCTGTGCATCTCACACCCCCACCTCTCATCACACAGCTCTGGGGATCGGGGAGCTGAGAGTCCTGAGCTCCGCTCCCCGGGGATTTGCAGCCAAACAGCTGAAAGCCTGGGGGTGTTTTCTGGGGACCAGGCAGATAGCAGGTGGTGGTGAAGGAAGCAGGTTCCTGGAAGAATGAGGCAGAATTGCCCACTCACTCCTGCCAGGAGGCACACTCtatctgccctgcccccagggggTGAGGGGTGTTGGATGGGGAGAGGAAGGTGGTCTTAGCATCCGGAATAGAGCTAGTAAGACTGGATTTCCCACCCCAGTGctgcagagaaacaaaaactcaaaGCCACCCGATCTCTGAAAGTAAAAAGAAGTTCCTTATCATCCCTTAGCAGCAGCTAACTTTGTTGCCTGCTGactttgtgccaggcagtgttgAGTGCTTTCGTGTGCTTAGCACCTTCAGCAGCCTTAGGAGGCAGCTCTAAAATCTCTGTTTTACTCATGGAGATTCTGAGGCTTAGAGGTTAAGTTAGTAATTCGAAGTCACGTAGAAATATTTAAACccggggcaccagggtggttcagtcggttaagtatctgactctcggtttctgctcaggtcatgatctcacgatttcgtgagttggagccccacctgaggctctttgctgacaatgaggagcctgcttgggattctctctctccctctctctctctctgcctctcccctgcttgcgctgtctctctctcaaaataaataaataaacttaaaaatatatatccggggtgcctgggtggcgcagtcggttaagcgtccgacttcagccaggtcacgatctcgcggtccgtgagttcgagccccgcgtcgggctctgggctgatggctcagagcctggagcctgtttccgattctgtgtctccctctctctctgcccctcccccgttcatgctctgtctctctctgtcccaaaaataaataaacgttgaaaaaaaaaaataaaaaaaaaatatatatatatatccaaaccTACAACTCACCAATTCCACTTTGCAATATTTCACATTCTCTAGCTCTTTGTCATGTTCAGTTTTAAAAGCCAGTCTGACTCAGGGCAgtccagaaaagaagaaaggaaggtccTGTGGGTCCCCACAAGGTAGTGATCCCCCAACTCACAGGCCATAGAGAAGGCCTGGTGCCTGCAAGCTCCCGAGCTGCCGGGAATGGCCTGGTGGTGctttatcttttcccttctttcctcttgccCCTGTGAATGTCCCCTTCTTGAAGCACCATTTCAGCCTGTGGAGGacaaaggagggaaaggagaaggcaggCCTCAGCCTTCAGTGCCCACCTTTTTAAGGGAACAGGTGGCACCTCTCAggcccatttcttccagaaggGCCTCTATTCTGGATGATTCGGGACAGCAGCAGGTGAGAGGAGCTTGCCAGCTGCTCTTCTCTCCACCCCAGGGtagcttgtctctctctcctcaacccccctcctctcccagaaTCCAGGCCACCAGATGGCCTGAGCAGGTTGTGTTTATTTGGGGCCATGGAAACCTACAGCTCCTTTTTTCTATCACTCTGTGTCAGGAACAGGCCTGGAGCCCAGCTTCAGAGCTATCGCCTTGGAATGGTGCTGACTTTATTATTCATAATCCCTGAGCTGTCGACCTGAGTGAGTTCCTGGCTTTGCTCCCTTGAACAGTTTATTCCAGTCACCATAGAGATGCCTCTGTTCCCTCTGAGGTCTTGGGACTAAGACTGGGAGGGACCCAAGAGATCCCCCTTCCAGCCTACAGCCCAAAAGGTTTATGTTAATTGTCATTCCCTTCCTAGTTTGCTTTCACAAAGCCAGTGCTCAGGAAGGAGTTTATTCTCTCCTAAAGAATATGCCTGTAGCAATGAGGCTGGAGTGGTAAAGCCTGTATCTGATGACAATCTCCTGTTTCAAACCGCCAGCATCCTCTAGGGCATATTTTTCAAGGTAATAGTGCTTTTACTAAAAATAGAACCCTTATTACAAAACAACCACTAGGATTACTAACAATCACTAATCATCTATTGAGCTGTTTTTATTAATCACATTGCCTCTCAATAAAGTAAGTTAGGCAACACTTAGCTGTTTCCAAACAGTGCGTCCTCTACTTTGGACCTTTCTCAGAGGTGGAATTTGTTTTGAAGTTCATGTCTTAATGATGTGGGAAACAGagtaaatggaaaattaaatttctttacaacttacagcccactgacaagtccttgagacagcaGAGTGACATTCCTCCAAGAATGGCCAGTTGTCTTAATACTTTGCTAGAGGAAAAACAagtggttaactgatagagaccacagtcatgcaggacaggagtctctaTCGGTTGTAATCATCTTGATGATTTACAaggaaaaaagcaattttatcaATAGCCAAACTTCCAGAAACCTACAGATTGAATTTCCTGAGACCCTGACATCATCCTTGCCTTCTTAGGATAGAAAATcttatataatcagtcactcctcccAACTctagtgcagctctttctgcccacaggtcctgtccctgtgctttcatAAAACCACCCTTTTTTCCAccgaagacatctcaagaattctttcttggtcgtcaGCTCCgaaccccaacacttcaaactGCATCATTAAGAACCCTGAAAAAGGGCGCTGCTTAGCCTGTCCTTGGCTGCCTGAATCTCCAACCCACCTCCCCAGCTTTCCTTTATCTCCTGGCTAGGAGAAACTGTCGTCGTGCCCCACAAAACTACTGTTCCTTCTGTGAGGGGATGTGGGtccacttttaaaaacattcctttcttggggcgtctgggtggctcagtccatgaagcatctgactttggctcaggtggtaatCTCGcccttcatgggtttgagccctttctggctccgtgctgacagctcagcacagagaccctgcttgggattccttgtctccctctctccctgcccctcctctgctcacactctgtctccctctctctcaaaaataaacgtctaaaaaaaaaaaaaaaaaaggctggtttttaggaaaaataaataagtggctagttttaagtggaaaaaaaaaaacaaaaacaacaaaaaacatttctttctccacCTGCCTGCTTCTCTTCCCACCTGTTATTTGTCTTGCAAAGACTTCACACACCTGCTCCACAGGGATATGCTTAAACTGACTCGTGAATGAGCCTGAAGTTACTTAAACAGCTCTCGCAGAACTCAACTTTCAAAAGCACAGTCCCAAAGAATTcatcttatacatatttattgcgggggggggggggtgtgtgtgtctaTGATGTACCAGgttctgggtgctggggaccCAGCAGTGAGCCAGAGCCCCCCTGGAACTTATTACAGTCTGGCTGGAGACAGAAGCAATA contains:
- the CDR2L gene encoding cerebellar degeneration-related protein 2-like, with product MRRAAVMEDFTEEEEPWYDQQDLEQDLHLAAELGKTLLERNKELEESLQQMYATNEEQVQEIEYLTKQLDTLRHMNEQHAKVYEQLDLTARDLELTNQKLVLESKAAQQKIHGLTETIERLQAQVEELQAQVEQLRGLEQLRVRREKRERRRTIHTFPCLKELCTSPRCEEAFRLHSSSLELGPRPLEQENERLQTLVGVLRSQVGQERQRKERAEREYAAVLQEYAELERQLCEMEGCRLRVQELEAELLELQQMKQAKTYLLGREDHLAEALLAPLTQAPEADDPQPGSGDDSAAQDGVSSPAASPGHAVRKSCSDTALNAIVAKDPASRHAGNLTLHANSVRKRGMSILREVDEQYHALLEKYEELLSKCRQHGAGVRHAGVQTSRPISRDSSWRDLRGGEEGQGEARVGEKSLSQHVEAVDKRLEQSQPEYKALFKEIFSRIQKTKADINATKVKTHSSK